TCATATTGATTTCAATGACAGTATACGCATCAGTCCGACCGCCGGGATAGTAGAAATCTTCTTTCGCCATAGGCACAAAGCGGTGTGCTCGCTTGTCCTCTGGCATCCCAAGTACAGATTGCATACAGTCGTGGATTACGTCTGATAATTGTGCCTTTATCGGATTCAACTTTTCTTTGATGCCGTATACGATGATCATGATTTTTCCTTAATCTGCGTAGGGAGCAACGCAACGCCGTATTTTTCTTGCAATGCGCGCAAGTCCGAAAAGTCGGTGTCTTGCAACATATATCCGAAATGTGAACGCACTTGGTAATCCACTGATAGACATCGAACTTGCCGTCCACCAATAGAACCTATAGCATTCAGTTCCGGTTCAGTAATAATCCAATCAATTTCTCCTGGACCGTAGACTGCGCCCCCATTTTCCATCAGTTCAACCACATGAAAGTCAATTTTTCCGTGTAATTGATGCCCCATCACAAAGTTTCGGTCCGAACGGTCATCGGTATGGATGTCAACAAAGCAGCGCGCGGAGAGTGCCTCGGTGAGTATTGCTGAATTTTTCCATGAGATGATAATATCCAAATCTTGGTGCTCCCGAGTGCATTCACCTAAGAGCGCATCAACACCCCAGCCACCGTCAATCCAGACTTTGATATCGAGCTCATTAAACAGATCAAGAAACCAGTGAACTCTGTCAGAGGTCATAGGGGAGACGTATTCGCTATCAGTGAGTGCGTTGCTCATTTTCATATCGTCCTTAACTAGGTCTTCAGTTGTTTCTCCAATTTAGACACACGTTCATGAAGTTCCAACACCAAATTTGCCAAGTTATCGAATGTCTTGGGGTAGAAAGCTTCTGGTGGTTCTTTATCAAACAGAAGTTCCATTTTCTCGCAAAAGCTTCGATCTTTAAGAATAGTTTTGGCCTTCTTTTCAACATTACTACGACTACGAAGGACAGGGTTCAACACCTTGGAAGCTATGAATTCAGCAGCTTTTCGACGATCCTCATCTGCAAACTCTTCGTGAAGCCACCAACGAATGTGAGAAATTTTCTCTGGATTCAGTACAGTAGCGGAAGCCCCTGTTGTAACGCTGCTATCTTGGCGGATTATGTGATTCGTGATACGATTTCGTAGGTCTTTACCATGCCCTACGTATACTAGTTTTTTGCTCTGATCGTAAATTGCATATATGCCAGGTTTTTTCGGTATTGAACTTGGAGAAAAGTCTATCATAACTTTGGGATCCTCCAGATTTTTAAGTTTGTTTTTTCAATTTTTTGTTAAAGGACCTTCAACGCGGCTTCATACTTATCTCTAACGAGGTCTTGGATATCCTCTCGTAACTTCTGCCAGCTCCGTTGGAGTTTTGTTTTAACCCATGTTTTACCTTCATCAATTCCCATTCCGTGGTGAATGTACGCCAAGTAT
This region of Candidatus Poribacteria bacterium genomic DNA includes:
- a CDS encoding GIY-YIG nuclease family protein; protein product: MIDFSPSSIPKKPGIYAIYDQSKKLVYVGHGKDLRNRITNHIIRQDSSVTTGASATVLNPEKISHIRWWLHEEFADEDRRKAAEFIASKVLNPVLRSRSNVEKKAKTILKDRSFCEKMELLFDKEPPEAFYPKTFDNLANLVLELHERVSKLEKQLKT
- a CDS encoding tautomerase family protein; this translates as MIIVYGIKEKLNPIKAQLSDVIHDCMQSVLGMPEDKRAHRFVPMAKEDFYYPGGRTDAYTVIEINMMAGRQVETQKSLIKTLFKEIESQLSISPIDVEITIKEQPPHCWGFRGITGDEANDLKYKIKV